The following are encoded in a window of Arctopsyche grandis isolate Sample6627 chromosome 4, ASM5162203v2, whole genome shotgun sequence genomic DNA:
- the LOC143910760 gene encoding uncharacterized protein LOC143910760: MSSAENEVIEASTSQSHKGRNPTRDVEPIRDRSSSRIHQTRSQTQSIKTLAKENKVEVTMTSIELRYSGAFKRLQEKIDRISEINEGQYQFIEKAYDYLQKLHYEYLDNITDIEQADQIDEEFYIITMTIQNLKAALERQSIQDCKLKVEQATIKFARDKLPTLTIPTFQGDPSEWQSFQQAFKNIIGNKTEYSNVTKLQYLHQSLIGPALAAVSGLDISSDSYEITWSILDKQYNLPRLNLKTRINSLCDLKLITRESHIELRNLLNQVTVCIKNIESLGYAREILDPWVTCLVLRKLPFNLVRDWEISLVSREMPPYESLETFLQNRCNVLQSTASVTTVKEFPHSRQRIMRTHVANKNPSSKVNACAFCRNNHFIGKCDKFKAKSSMERNEFVKSNNMCFKCLNSSHKITNCKSNYNCLRCKQNHHTLLHQDDTFSSNNTGRKSINAHSTHFSQREIILPTVQVDIITSNGTVVKGRTLLDSGSQVNYVTTSFAKKNNFKLEKISQKIVGIANQESSIRHITKVTIRSSTTNYSTKVSCLVLPEITGEIPTVKLDQQLISIPAGIKLSDPLWNKPTPIDLLLGAEICVHAMKAGTIQLGKGMPILKDTEFGWTIVGPYPEVNNAPGKSHIGLSQLDSHIQNFWMIDQVPMVKHQSLEEKRCEEHFQAHTSRDKNGRFCVALPYKNSPVVLGSSLHIAEKRHKTLERRFLANNNLKMEYNKVLEEYINLGHMSECEPPEAHEVHCYLPHHVVVKESSLTTKYRVVFDASAKTTSNISLNNILMVGPSVQSDLLSLLLNFRLHKYVITADIKQMYRQIQIAEKNKNVQRIIWRTDPQIPTYKGKVAHCIFDVRLLPYCLGTCPDMQFHSPKLSVPRYRASGDNPRNQLT; the protein is encoded by the exons atgtcaagtgctgaaaacgaggtaatagaagcttcgacttcccagtcgcataaaggtcgaaatccaactagggacgtagaacctattagagacaggtcaagctctagaatacatcagactcgaagtcagactcaatcgataaaaacattagcgaaagaaaataaagtagaagttacaatgacgtcaatagaattaaggtattcgggcgcgtttaaaagactacaggagaaaatagacagaatctccgaaataaatgaaggacagtatcaatttattgaaaaagcatacgactatctccaaaaactccattatgagtatttagacaacatcacagatatagagcaggcggatcaaatagacgaagagttctacataatcacaatgacaattcaaaatcttaaagcagcattagagagacaatccattcaagattgtaaactgaaggtagagcaagcaacaattaaatttgctagagataagttaccgacgctaaccattcccacatttcagggagatccatctgaatggcaatcgtttcaacaagcttttaagaatataataggaaacaaaacggaatattcgaatgtcacgaaattgcaatatttgcatcaatccttaatcggtcccgctttggcagctgtatcaggtttagatattagctcagacagtTACGAAATaacttggagtattttagacaagcaatataatttaccaagacttaatctcaaaactaggattaattcactttgtgacttaaaattaatcacaagagaatcacatatcgaattgagaaatctattgaatcaggtaacagtgtgtattaaaaacattgaatcgttgggttacgcgagagaaattttagatccatgggtaacatgtttagttctaaggaaattaccttttaatctagtaagagactgggaaatatcgctggttagcagagaaatgccaccatatgaaagtttagagacattcttgcagaatagatgtaatgtattacaatctactgcatctgtaactacggtgaaggaattccctcatagtcgtcaaagaatcatgagaactcatgtcgcgaacaaaaacccatcaagtaaggtaaacgcatgcgcattctgtcgaaataatcatttcataggcaaatgtgataaattcaaagcaaaatccagtatggaaagaaatgaattcgttaaatctaataacatgtgttttaaatgtttaaattcatcgcataagataacaaattgcaagtctaactataattgcttaaggtgcaaacaaaaccatcatactttgttgcatcaggacgatacatttagttccaataatacgggaaggaagtcaattaatgctcattctactcatttctctcaaagggagataattttaccgacggtacaagtagacattataacgtccaatggaacggtcgttaagggtcgcacattattagattccggctcacaagtcaactatgttaccacatctttcgctaagaagaataacttcaaattagagaaaatctctcaaaaaattgtaggtatcgctaatcaagaaagtagcattcgtcacatcaccaaggtgaccataaggtcttcaaccactaattactcaaccaaagtgtcgtgtttggtattaccagaaattactggcgaaattccaactgtgaaactggatcaacagttaatttcaataccagcgggaatcaagttatcagatcccctttggaataaaccgacgccaatcgatttattgctcggcgccgagatttgcgttcatgctatgaaagcaggaaccatccagttaggaaaaggtatgcctatcttaaaggataccgaattcggatggacaatagttggtccatatcccgaagtaaataatgctccagggaagagccacataggcttaagtcaattagacagtcacattcaaaacttttggatgatcgaccaggttcctatggtaaaacatcaatctcttgaggagaaaagatgtgaggaacatttccaagcacacacatcacgagataaaaacggtagattttgtgtagctttaccatataaaaattccccggtagtattaggaagttcattacacattgcggagaaaagacacaaaactttggaaagacgttttttagccaataataatttaaaaatggaatacaataaagttttagaagagtacataaatttaggacatatgtcagagtgtgaacctccggaggcacatgaggttcattgttatttacctcatcacgtcgtggttaaggagtctagccttaccactaaatatcgtgtagtttttgatgcgtccgcaaagacaacgtctaatatctcactaaataatattttgatggtgggacctagtgtccaatcagatttgttaagtttactactcaactttcgactccataaatacgtgattactgcggatattaagcagatgtaccgacagattcaaatagcagagaaaaataaaaatgtacaacgaatcatttggcgaacagatccccaga TACCTACTTATAAGGGGAAGGTCGCTCACTGTATCTTCGACGttcggttacttccctattgtttaggcacgtgCCCGGATATGCAATTCCACAGTCCAAAGCTCTCAGTTCCACGCTATcgtgct tctggagataatcctcgaaaccaattgaCATAA
- the LOC143910551 gene encoding muscle, skeletal receptor tyrosine protein kinase-like, which yields MRVGRTRRRETGSEAETPGELENHPDGPSTSEPQPSTEWRKPQPGGCSPGICGTEPACRNLPNSTHICVCPQDDSHPTADLKCPTRITVPLTPMPIHNVIPPNGGNNTSAVNISTTTETINRSNTIEKNIDLVTIAAPACVAVLILLTLFVCCWKWKSINGFMCKEKNSRKAEAPRTGEPLLAERYIANPQYSSAYNVPSNAKGPAVPLLHKDSLSFIEEIGEGCFGKVYKGMLKMDASNSSMVAIKVLKDSASRTAEEDFIREVNIMSSFRHDNILTLIGIVGDNGINPSMVFEFMPYGDLAGVLRSNAKSMRQIIPGLPPLDSKYLLSIALQVARGMSYLASQRFVHRDLACRNCLVGEDLIVKIADFGMSRDVYTCDYYKMGGNRPMPIRWMSPESILYARFTLESDVWSYGVVLWEIYSLGKQPFYGHNNDGASKLILQGIMLIAPDDCPAFVFDLMRACWRTDPKNRIKFKDICEKLQSVFDSGGWEESDEMDDESRNNDNDSWIMSYDTRNKWSSESVAQLPLPPLEITTPTDIMDPEGYLVPTVPVFRDYLTTLPD from the exons AATGGAGGAAACCTCAACCTGGAGGCTGTAGTCCAGGTATTTGCGGAACAGAACCGGCCTGTAGGAACTTACCAAATTCCACCCACATTTGCGTGTGTCCACAAGATGATTCTCATCCCACGGCAGACCTCAAATGTCCAACCAGAATCACAG TTCCTCTCACGCCGATGCCCATCCACAACGTAATTCCTCCTAACGGAGGAAATAACACATCCGCTGTAAATATAAGCACCACTACAGAAACA aTAAACAGATCGAATACAATAGAGAAAAACATAGATTTGGTGACCATAGCAGCACCTGCGTGTGTGGCTGTTTTGATTTTGTTGACTTTATTTGTCTGCTGTTGGAAATGGAAGTCTATCAATGGATTTATGTGCAAGGAGAAAAATTCACGAAAGGCGGAGGCT CCACGAACGGGAGAGCCGCTGCTAGCGGAAAGATACATTGCCAATCCTCAATATAGCAGCGCTTACAATGTGCCATCAAACGCTAAGGGACCTGCTGTACCGCTGCTCCACAAAGATTCCCTCTCATTCATCGAGGAAATTGGAGAAGGCTGCTTCGGCAAAGTTTACAAAG GGATGCTAAAAATGGATGCTTCTAATTCATCAATGGTGGCCATCAAAGTGCTGAAAGATAGTGCTAGTCGTACCGCTGAAGAAGATTTCATCAGAGAAGTCAACATTATGAGCTCTTTTAGACATGAcaacattttaacattaataGGAATTGTTGGTG ATAATGGCATAAATCCTTCGATGGTATTTGAATTTATGCCTTATGGAGATCTTGCTGGTGTCCTGAGAAGTAATGCCAAGTCTATGCGACAAATAATTCCTGGTTTGCCACCGCTAGATAGTAAATATCTACTGTCTATAGCTTTGCAG GTGGCTCGCGGTATGAGCTATCTCGCATCTCAAAGGTTTGTGCATCGAGATCTTGCGTGTCGAAATTGTCTGGTCGGCGAAGATCTGATTGTAAAAATCGCCGATTTCGGAATGAGCAGAGACGTTTACACCTGCGATTACTATAAAATGGGTGGTAACCGACCGATGCCAATAAGATGGATGTCACCTGAAAGTATTCTCTACGCTAGATTCACTCTAGAATCGGACGTTTGGTCTTATGGAGTGGTTTTATGGGAGATATACAGTTTGGGCAAGCAGCCATTTTATGGCCACAACAACGATGGAGCCAGTAAACTTATACTACAGGGAATAATGTTGATCGCACCAGACGATTGTCCTGCATTTGTGTTTGATTTGATGAGAGCATGCTGGAGGACCGATCcgaaaaacagaataaaattCAAAGACATTTGTGAAAAACTACAATCTGTGTTTGACAGTGGTGGTTGGGAAGAGTCAGACGAAATGGACGACGAAAGTAGAAACAACGACAACGATTCGTGGATCATGTCATATGACACTAGAAACAAATGGTCGTCAGAATCGGTCGCCCAGTTGCCTTTACCCCCTTTGGAAATAACAACACCGACAGATATAATGGATCCAGAGGGATATTTGGTTCCAACAGTTCCAGTATTTCGAGATTATCTCACAACACTACCTGATTAG